Proteins from a single region of Ensifer adhaerens:
- a CDS encoding BMP family lipoprotein, translated as MKKTILGLFAFSMMSATALAADIKPAIIYDLGGKFDKSFNEAAFNGAEKFKTETGVEYREFEIANDAQREQALRRFASDGNSPIVMAGFNWAASLEKIAPEYPDIKFAIIDMVVEKPNVKSVVFKEQEGSYLVGVLAGLASKSKTVSFIGGMDVPLIHKFACGYVGGAKSTGADVKVLEAYTGTTPDAWNDPVKGGEIAKSQIDQGSDVVYHAAGGTGVGVLQAAADAGKLGIGVDSNQNGLQPGKVLTSMLKRVDVAVYEAFTAAKNDKFEFGISNLGLKEDGVGYALDDNNKALITPEMLDAVEKVKAEIIAGKVEVHDYMSDESCPY; from the coding sequence ATGAAAAAAACCATTCTCGGTCTCTTTGCCTTTTCGATGATGTCCGCGACGGCTCTGGCCGCCGACATCAAGCCGGCGATCATCTACGATCTCGGCGGCAAGTTCGACAAATCCTTCAACGAGGCTGCCTTTAACGGCGCCGAGAAGTTCAAGACGGAAACGGGCGTCGAATACCGCGAGTTCGAAATCGCCAACGATGCCCAGCGCGAACAGGCGCTGCGCCGCTTTGCAAGTGACGGCAACAGCCCGATCGTCATGGCCGGCTTCAACTGGGCGGCTTCGCTCGAAAAGATCGCGCCCGAATATCCGGATATCAAGTTCGCGATCATCGACATGGTCGTCGAGAAGCCGAACGTCAAATCGGTCGTCTTCAAGGAACAGGAAGGCTCTTACCTCGTCGGCGTTCTCGCTGGCCTCGCCTCGAAGTCGAAGACCGTCAGCTTCATCGGCGGCATGGACGTTCCGCTGATCCACAAGTTCGCCTGTGGCTACGTTGGCGGCGCCAAGTCGACCGGCGCTGACGTCAAGGTTCTGGAAGCCTACACCGGCACCACGCCGGACGCCTGGAACGATCCGGTCAAGGGCGGTGAAATCGCCAAGTCGCAGATCGACCAGGGTTCGGATGTCGTCTACCACGCCGCTGGCGGCACGGGCGTCGGCGTCCTGCAGGCGGCAGCAGATGCCGGCAAGCTCGGCATCGGCGTCGATTCGAACCAGAACGGCCTGCAGCCGGGCAAGGTTCTGACCTCGATGCTGAAGCGCGTCGACGTCGCCGTCTACGAAGCCTTCACGGCGGCCAAGAACGACAAGTTCGAGTTCGGCATTTCCAACCTCGGCCTCAAGGAAGATGGCGTCGGCTATGCGCTCGACGACAACAACAAGGCGCTGATCACGCCTGAGATGCTCGACGCAGTGGAAAAGGTGAAGGCCGAAATCATCGCCGGCAAGGTCGAAGTTCACGACTACATGAGCGACGAGTCCTGCCCCTACTAA
- the msrA gene encoding peptide-methionine (S)-S-oxide reductase MsrA gives MFLIDMFNKKTIMPDAQTALPGRDEAIPTAETHFVSGRPLKGPYPDGTKQTLLGMGCFWGAERLLWNIPGVHVTAVGYAGGLTRNPTYQETTTGLTGHAEVVLVVYDPEKVPLATLLKTFFEQHDPTQGMRQGNDIGTTYRSAIYTYDDDQLAEAKAARATFQTALKHSGHGGTITTEIGKAGPFYFAEDYHQQYLAKNPNGYCGLRGTGVSCPIGY, from the coding sequence ATGTTCCTGATCGACATGTTCAACAAGAAGACGATCATGCCCGATGCGCAGACGGCGCTGCCGGGTCGCGACGAGGCGATCCCGACGGCCGAGACGCATTTCGTTTCCGGGCGACCGCTGAAAGGCCCCTACCCCGACGGGACGAAACAGACCCTGCTTGGCATGGGCTGCTTCTGGGGCGCCGAACGGCTGCTCTGGAACATCCCCGGCGTTCACGTCACGGCTGTCGGCTACGCCGGCGGGCTGACACGAAACCCGACCTATCAGGAGACTACCACCGGGCTCACGGGCCATGCCGAAGTGGTGCTGGTCGTCTACGATCCCGAAAAGGTTCCGCTTGCGACCCTGCTCAAGACCTTCTTCGAGCAGCACGACCCGACCCAGGGCATGCGCCAGGGCAACGACATCGGCACCACCTACCGCTCGGCGATCTACACCTATGACGACGATCAACTGGCGGAAGCCAAAGCCGCACGCGCCACCTTCCAGACGGCGCTGAAGCATTCGGGCCACGGCGGCACGATCACCACCGAGATCGGCAAGGCCGGCCCGTTCTACTTCGCCGAGGACTATCATCAACAATACCTGGCGAAGAACCCCAACGGCTATTGCGGCCTGCGTGGCACCGGAGTGAGTTGCCCGATCGGATACTAG
- a CDS encoding putative quinol monooxygenase produces MTTAPVTLVNLLKVEPGKQAQLIALLKRNIETVISTLAGWRTSRLIAARDGASVIIYSEWETPAAIEAMRADPRMKAYFPEILELASLESILGEAVFSDNR; encoded by the coding sequence ATGACGACCGCACCCGTCACACTCGTCAATCTGCTGAAGGTCGAGCCCGGCAAGCAGGCGCAACTGATCGCGCTGTTGAAGCGCAACATCGAAACTGTCATCAGCACGCTTGCAGGCTGGCGTACGAGCCGGCTGATCGCCGCCAGGGATGGCGCCAGCGTCATCATCTATTCGGAATGGGAGACGCCGGCGGCCATTGAGGCGATGCGGGCCGATCCCCGGATGAAGGCCTACTTCCCTGAGATTCTGGAACTGGCAAGTCTTGAGTCGATCCTGGGCGAGGCCGTATTCAGCGACAACAGGTGA
- a CDS encoding sigma-70 family RNA polymerase sigma factor, translating into MNVEDFEDRLREIRPRLHRYCARMTGSAVDGEDVLQDTFIKALQARGAGAVVENLEGWLLRIAHNTSLDFLRRRSRHKVVPLLDDLEDAPLPETDIVAVGFHTFLQLPELQRCAVILKDVLGHSVEEIADIADCTPAAAKSALQRGRAVLRQLADRPDDMRLPLMSDANRQKMATYVRLFQAGDFDAIRAMLADDVKLKLVNRLRLEGREGIGRYFTRYAEETRWRFALGAIEGRPVMLVFDGTDAMEKPAHFVLLDWREDEIAAIRDFLFAPYVLETVDWVRLA; encoded by the coding sequence ATGAACGTGGAAGATTTCGAGGATCGCCTGCGGGAGATAAGGCCGCGGCTGCATCGCTATTGCGCACGCATGACCGGCTCGGCCGTGGACGGCGAGGATGTGCTGCAGGACACTTTCATCAAGGCCCTGCAGGCGCGGGGAGCCGGCGCGGTCGTGGAGAACCTCGAGGGCTGGCTGCTTCGCATCGCCCACAATACCAGCCTCGATTTCCTGCGCCGTCGGTCTCGGCACAAGGTCGTTCCGCTGCTCGATGATCTGGAGGACGCACCGCTGCCCGAAACGGACATCGTTGCGGTCGGGTTTCACACCTTCCTGCAGCTGCCAGAGCTCCAGCGCTGCGCCGTGATTCTCAAGGATGTGCTCGGACATTCGGTCGAAGAAATCGCTGATATTGCCGACTGCACGCCGGCGGCGGCCAAGTCGGCGCTCCAGCGCGGACGCGCGGTGCTTCGGCAGCTGGCGGACCGCCCGGACGACATGCGGCTGCCGCTGATGTCCGATGCCAACCGGCAGAAGATGGCGACCTATGTGCGCCTGTTTCAGGCAGGCGATTTTGATGCGATCCGCGCCATGCTGGCCGACGACGTCAAGCTCAAGCTGGTCAACAGGCTGCGGCTGGAGGGCCGCGAGGGCATTGGCCGCTATTTCACCCGCTATGCCGAGGAGACGAGGTGGCGGTTCGCACTCGGAGCGATCGAGGGGCGTCCGGTCATGCTGGTTTTCGACGGCACCGATGCGATGGAGAAGCCGGCGCATTTCGTTCTTCTCGATTGGCGCGAGGACGAGATCGCTGCGATCCGCGACTTTCTCTTCGCGCCCTATGTGCTTGAAACCGTCGATTGGGTTCGTCTGGCCTGA